The following nucleotide sequence is from Acaryochloris thomasi RCC1774.
TACCGACGGCGAGCAGACGCGATTCTCACACTCTGTGACACTGCCCTCGACAGCTGGATCATCGGGATTCTATTCAACATGACTGTGATCGCGATTTGTAGCGGTATTGGTTTGTGGATCCTCGGCGTTAAGCTGGTGCTAGCCAATGCCTTAATTGCCGGTTTAATGGAGGCAATACCCAATATTGGGCCAACCCTGAGCTTAATTCCACCGATGGCCGTTGCCCTACTAGACGCACCCTGGAAAGCCTTAGCGGTCCTGATTTTCTATGTTTTGCTGCAGCAGCTTGAGCAGTATCTGTTAGTGCCAACGGTGATGGCAAAGCAGCTCGATCTGCCTCCTGCCGTCACTCTGCTTTCACAAATTATTTTTGCCCTGTTCTTTGGGTTTTTAGGTCTGCTGCTCGCGCTACCCCTCGTGATTGTGGGGCAAATTTGGTTCAAAGAAGTCATGGTCAAAGATATCCTAGACCGATGGAAATATTCGCCCCGCGATCCGAAGGCTAAGCACGCTTTTGAAGAGGCAACGCCTCCCATTGACCGCGAAGCAACAACGTAAGCCGAGACAAACAGTTGCCAATTGCGGTCAACGCCCAAGATAATAAAATGACGACCGAGGAACAATTTTATGAGCTTGAATCTTGTTAGTCTGGTGGGCCGTGCAGGCAGAGACCCAGATGTTCGCTACTTCGAGTCAGGGAGCGTGGTCTGCAATCTGACGCTGGCCGTCAATCGACGCTCAAAGAATGATGAGCCAGACTGGTTTAGCTTAGAAATCTGGGGCAAAACGGCTGAAATTGCGGCTAGCTACGTTCGCAAAGGCAGCTTAATTGGTGTTACAGGGGCACTCAAGTTCGATCGCTGGCAAGATCGTGGAACAGGCGCTCAACGTTCTAAGCCTGTAATTCGAGTAGACCGCTTAGACCTATTAGGCTCGAAGCGAGATACTGAGGCCAACGCGGGTAATAGCTACGACGATCAGTTTTAAACTCCTCAACGTACACCCGCAATCGTTCGCTGCCCCAATTGCGTCAAAACCTGCGGCAGCACAACCGCCACCCAATCAATATCTGCTTCAGTGGTGGCGCGGCCTAGGGTCAGTCGAATGCCTGCCCTCGCTTCTGCATCGCTATAGCCCATCGCCTTAAGAATAGGGCTAGGGGAAAGAGTTCCACTGTGGCAAGCGGACCCAGCACTAATGGCAATTCCAGCGAGGTTCATCTGCCTAACGATGGCGCGGCCACTAATGGGAGAATCACCCTGAGGCTGCAGATAGAAACTCGCATGGTGAGGCAGACGCTGCTGTCGATCTCCCGTCACGAATAGTTCAGAGATAGGTGAGAGCTGCTCAAATAAACGATCGCGCAGTTTACGCAGACGCTCAGTCTCATGGGCCATATCTTGAGCGGCCAGAGCCGCAGCCACCCCAAACCCCACCATTGTCGGAACCGCTGGCGTTCCAGAGCGCAATCCTGCTTCTTGACCACCGCCAGTTAGCATCGGAGTGAGTGTGATGCCGGGGCGAACATACAAGGCACCCGCACCCTGAGGACCATAGAGTTTGTGGCTTGAGAGAGAGAGTAGATCAACGGGTAATGCCTGAACATCAATTGGCAACCGCCCCGCCACCTGCACCGCATCGGTATGAAACAAAGCACCGTGATCACGCACAATACGGCCCAGCACTTCAATAGGCTGCAGAGTGCCCACCTCACTTTGCCCATAGATAATTGAGACGAGAGTCGTGTTGGGCTGTAGTGCTTTTTGCAGCTGCGCTGGGTCAATGAGTCCTTGGCGATTGACCGACAATCGAGTCACCTGCCAGCCCTGTGATTCTAGCCACTGGGCACAGTTGGAAACGGCCGAGTGTTCAATGCTTGAGATAATCAGGTGCTGCGGCGTTGTGTACTGATGGGCCACGCCCAACAGCGCCAGATTATCGGCTTCAGTGCCGCCGGAGGTGAAGGTAAGGGTCTCAGCAGAAGCTCCGATCAGTTCAGCGACTTGGATGCGGGCTTCTTCTAGAGCTGTGGCGGACCGCTGGCCCCATTGATGCAGACTAGAGGGGTTACCCCACTGATGTTGCCAAAGATTTTGCATGGATGCGATCGCATCTTTACAGCAGGGCGTTGTAGCACCGTAGTCTAGATAAATTTGCATGCCGAGTGATGATGAGTAGAATTACGGTTTTCCCTAATCCGTTGAGCTAGGCCAGAGCGGGTTCAGGCGATACCATAAAGATATCAAGCAGACACGCCAGTCTAGTTACCATTTCAACTCAAGGGGTATCATTCATTATCATGAGTTTTTTTGATTCTGATATTGTGCAGCAGGAAGCCAAAGGCTTGTTCGAAGACTATCAGTCTCTCACGCAGCTTGGGGGTGACTATGGCAAATTCGACCGAGACGGTAAAGTCATCTTCATCAAAAAGATGGAAGAAATGATGGACCGCTACCGCATCTTCATGAAGCGTTTTGAACTATCCGATGACTTCATGGCCCAAATGACCGTAGAGCAGCTCAACACGCAGCTAGGTCAGTTCGGTATGACGCCCCAAAAGATGTTTGACCAAATGAACACAACCTTAGAGCGCATGAAGCGAGAAATTGAAAGTGCTTAGCCTAGAGCATACGCTTTAAAATCCATCGCCAGTCGCAAACTGCCCCAGGCATTCAGGTAAATTGTCAGGGTACGTAAGCGATAAGCAGCTATGGGTCTACTGACAAATTTGAACGGGGTGATCTCCGAAACGGCGGAGGTTTCGATCTTAGATCGGGGATTTCTCTACGGTGACAGCATCTACGAAGTCACTCGCACCTTTCAGGGAAGATTGTTTGGCCTACAGGAACACCTAGATCGCCTGCGTCAGTCAGCCGACTACTTATACCTAGAGATTCCCTGGAGTGATAGCCAGATGCGCGCAGAGATCGAGCGCACGCTGCAGCAGGCATCTTGGCAGGAATCCTACGTACGGCTTGTGGTGAGTCGAGGTACAGAAGCGACCATTAGCCTGCAGCCCGGTGCAAATCTAAAGCCCAACTTGCTGATTGTGATCTCTGAAATTTCTCCAGAACCGACGCTTTCGGAAACGGGGCTGCATCTCACAATCGGAGCAAGACGACGCAACGACCCACGCGCTCTATCTCCCGCCGCCAAGACAGGGAATTATCTCAACAACATCTTGGCTCTTTTAGAAGCACAGCATCAAGGCGCTGATGATGCCCTAATGCTCAATACGCAGGGTCAGATCACAGAAGCCACCACCAGCAATTTTTGGATAGTCAAGGCAGGTGTTGTCTATACACCTCCTGCAGAAGTCGGCATTCTTAAAGGGATTACCCGACAGTTTCTGCTGCAGATTATGGCCGAACATAATGTTTCCCATCAAGAGCGAGAGCTGCTGCCCACTGATTTAGATGGCATCGAGGAAGCCTTTCTCAGCTCCTCTGTTCGATTGATTATGCCCGTCAACCACATCGATCGACAGCCGCTCCCCCATTGCCCAGGTGAGATGACGCGATTCCTCTGGGCTGAATTTCTTAAGCTGATGGCACGGGAGTCCCAAGCCATCTTGGCCTAGCTCTATCAAGCCTGCGTTTCCGCTCATTTTTTCAGCAATACTTGGAGCGCTGTAGTGCGAGTCGGAGTGCGGCTAATGACGTAAAAAGCAGCGTTCCTACTCTTGCCACTGCAGCTTCAAATTTGTTATTGAGGAGCGCGCTCTGATTTGTGCAACTCCGATTAACAGGTATATGTGTACAATTGATGGCGATTAGCTTCAATAGAGTGGGTCCATCATCAATTATTAGGGTTTAATGAGTCGTGTGTGGGCAACATCAAAACCAGTGGCTCTTTCTATCTGCTCAGAATTTTGATGGCAAAGGTGAGCGCTAGTGACCGATCGATAAAGAGCGGTTGCTCGCCATAGTCACCTCGGAGGTTAGCAAAATCCTATAATTTGTGACACTAACTTTGCATTCTGCGATAGTTTAGTCCTATCTCAAGGGGGGGAGTATAATATGGAACGCCTTGGACAGGAGACGGCATGAAAGACCTGAAAGATAATAGCATTGTGGATCTTAAGAACGATCCAGAGACAATGCTGGAGAAAATGATTAACCGCAACGTTAAATTCCAGGTTGTGGAGTATATTTCAGCCGCAGCGGCTGTCGGTGGCACGATCGCAACTGGTCTCGGTCAGAGTGCGGTGTTTGCAGCAGCTCCTCTCACCTTTTCGGTGTGTCTTAACCTGCTAAATCGGCGAAACCTCAATCAGCTTACGCGTCAGCGGATGTTTGCAGACACCACGGAGATTCAGAACCTCTTGACCAGCGATATTCAAGAGTTGAGGGCTGGTTTCCAAGAGCTGCCTGAGGTGCGCGAGGCGATTGATCTGACCGAGATGCAGGCCGCGCTTGCGGCGGTGTCTGAGAATGTCTCAGCCCTAGAAGAGAAAGCGCTCGCCCCAGTCAGTGAAACGGGCGAACCACAAACGGCCTTGGCTGCTGATATGGATCAGCTCCGAGCCCACCAGATTGAGTTAGCTGAAGCCATCGAATCGGTGAAGCAGCAGCTTGCCGATGCGCCTGAAGCAACGGTTGTCGGACCCGATATGAGTGGCGAACTGGCGACACTACGGGATGCGATCGCAAACCTAGAGCAGCGCGACAACGGTGCAGAATCCGTACCCAACTTAGAACCACTACGGGCTGAGCTGCAGGCGATGCTCACTCCCGTACAAACACAGGTTTCGGCTTTAAATGATCGTCTCCACAACCAGCCCGTCGAAGGGGATGCTGAAGGCAGCAGCTTTAACGCTGGATCTTCAGGCCAGGTGCTAGAGCTACAGGGGCACTTAGAAGGTCTCAATACCAAGGTAGACAACGCTTTTGTTAATCTTTCCGATGAGCTAGCTGCTGTTCGGGGCACCGTGGAAGGCACTCAAGGGCAGCTTGAAGGTGTCCAGCAGCGGATTACCGATGAAGTGGCTGGGGTACGCGGTGCCGTTGATAACACTCAAAATCAAGTTAACGACATTCAGGGACGTATAGAGGGCGTCGGTGGCACCGTCGATAACACCCAAAATCAAATCAATGATATTCAAGGACGCTTAGAAGGCGTCAGTGGTGCTGTCGATAATACCCAGAATCAAATCAACGAGATTCAGGGACGTCTAGAGGGCGTCGGTGGCGCTGTTGAAAACACCCAGAATCAAATCAATGATATTCAGGGACGCCTAGAGGGAGTACAGCAGGGCACAGGCGAACTGCCGACCGAGCAGATTGAAGCTCAAATGCAGACAGCCTTGAACCCGATTAAAGAGCATCTTAATAACTTAGATGGCAAGATCGAAGCGATACCCTCTCTTGATCCGGCGGCGATTCAGGGCCAAGGAGAACAGCTGCAGGCGCTGCAGGGGCAGCTTCACAGCATGGGCACACGCATCGATAACGTCTCATCTCAGGTTTCCACTGAGATGGCTAATCTGCCGAACCTCGTGGATCAAAAAATCAAAGAAAGCTCAGACTCACGTCCGCCTTCACCTCCACCTGTCGAGGAGAAGAAGGCGAGCAAACTTTTTGAACTGGATGCGTTGCTGGCAGATCTGGAATCCTAGCCTCATCAAGGTAAAGATGCCGTTATGAAACTTGAGTTCTGAATCTATTCGGAACCCAACATTGCTTACGACCGACTTTAGTTGCTCAGCCTGGGGCGTTTAATTGTGGACGACGGCATCTAGGGTAGGAACAAAGTCGGGGTAGGAGATGGCGGCTGATTCTGCGTGGTGAATCGTGGTAGTGCCGGTGGCGTTGAGAGATGCGATCGCAAAGCTCATAGCAATACGATGATCACCCCAGCTCTCGACTTCAGTGCCCTGCAGCGGTGTCCCCCCTGTAATATCTAAGCCATCAGGATGCTCACTCACCTGAGCCCCAAACTTCTGAAGCTGTGTTGCCATTGCCGTGAGGCGATCGCTTTCCTTCACCCGCAGTTCAGCCGCATCTCGAATTACGGTGGTCCCCTCTGCAAACGCAGCCGCCACCGCCAGCACCGGTATTTCATCAATTAATCGAGGGATAATCGCCCCCTCAATACGACAAGCCTTCAACTTACTGTGGCGAACACGGATATCAGCCACGGGTTCACCCGCTACAGTCCGCTGGTTCTCCAGGGTAATATCAGCCTCCATCTGCTGCAGCGCCTCTAGCACCCCAGTTCGGGTAGGATTAATGCCAACATTCTCAATCATCAGGTCTGAATCTGGCACGATGGCGGCCGCCACCATCCAAAAAGCAGCAGAGCTGATATCTCCTGGGACCGTCACGGGCTGCCCTTTGAGCTGCGCCGGTCCTTTCACCACTACCCGACAGGCTTCAACATCTACTTCCACATCAGCCCCAAAAGCCCGAAACATCCGCTCAGAATGATCGCGGGACTGGTGTGGCTCAGTTACGATCGTTTCTCCCTCGCACATGAGACCTGCCAGCATCACGCAGGACTTCACCTGCGCCGAGGCAATGGGCGATTGATAGTGAATCGGCTGCAGCTTTTGACCCTGGATGGCTAGCGGTGCAAACTTGCCCCCCTGCCGTCCCCAAATTTTGGCTCCCATTTGCTCTAGAGGCTTGACCACTCTGCCCATGGGACGAGATCGCAACGAATCATCCCCCGTCACTACAAAAAACCGGTCCGTATGGGAGGCCAAAATCCCCAGCATTAGCCTGAGTGTGGTCCCGGAATTTCCGGCATCTAGCACAGACTCCGGCTCTTGAAGCTGTCCCAAACCAATTCCCTGGACCGTCACTCGCTCTGTATTCAGTTCCGAAATCTGAGCGCCCATCGCCCGAAAGCAAGCCGCCGTACTGCGAGGGTCTTCGCCCAGCAGCAGTCCCCTAATTTCAGTTTCTCCCGTAGCCAACGCACCGAGCATCAAAGCGCGGTGAGAAATGGATTTATCTCCAGGGACCCTCACCGTTCCACGAAGACAGATGGGCGTCGCAGAGTGAATTGTCCAGGTTGTTGCCGTTGCGTCAGCTGCCGGATGGTGCAGTTTGAGAACAGAATCGCTCATGACTTTCGGACAGAATAGGGCACTTGCCATCCTACTCGGCTCGGCCATCGGCAAGCAAGTCTCGGCGAAAGTGCAAGGTATAGTAATGAAGCCTGCAGGCCAGATAAAATTACGTCTACACCGCCCCATTCCCCCGACAGAACACGAATGAAAAAAGTCTTTGTCCTAGATACCAATGTGCTGTTGCACGACCCCGCCGCAATGCATCAGTTTGAGGACAACGACGTGGTGCTGCCGATGACGATTATCGAAGAGCTTGATCGCTTCAAAAAACAGCCAGAAGAAACCGGACGCAATGCTCGTCAGGTGTCGCGCGAGCTAGACGGTCTGCGCCAGCAGGGAAATCTATTTGAGGGCATCGTCCTCGAAGGCGGCGGCAATCTTAGGGTGGCACTCTGCAACCGAGAAACCTTACAGGAACTGCCTCCAGAGCTAGAGCGCGACAGAGGGGATAACTCTATTTTGGCAGTGGCGCTAGAGCTGCAGCGCCAGTGTAATTGTCCGTTAGTCTTGGTAAGTAAGGATACGAATCTGCGTCTGAAGGCGGATGCCCTCAGTGTGGCTGCCGAAGATTACGAAACGGACAAGGTAAATGTTGGCGATCTCTACACCGGCATCTCTGAAGTGATCGTGGATGCCGAGTCCATCAACAATTTGTTTAAGCAGGGTGGCGTGGATTTAGACGGTCCCTTCTTACCCAACCAGAGCCTAACGCTGGTGGACTCCGTCAATCCAGCTCACACAGCCTTGGCCGTGGTCGACGGCCATAGCGGTCAGGTGCAGCCCCTCGCTAAAATTCCCCACGCCGGCATCTCACAAGTGATTCCACGCAACCGAGAGCAGCGCTTTGCGATTGAGCTACTGCTGCGCGATTCGATTTCTTTGCTCACGCTGGTAGGCAAGGCAGGCACCGGGAAGACCTTACTTGCGATCGCAGCCGGTCTGCAGCAGGTGGCCGATGAACAGCGCTACAGTCGCCTATTAATTGCTCGCCCCAATATTCCCATGGGGCGTGACTTAGGCTATCTGCCCGGAGATATTAAAGAGAAGCTAACCCCGTGGATGCAGCCCCTCTATGACAACTTTGATTTGATCTTTGGCACCCAAGACACCACTGGCCAACCCAGCCACTGGCGGCGTGGCCACGAAGAACTCATGGAGCAGGGTTTACTGCAAATTGAACCGCTGACCTACATTCGTGGCCGCACGATTCCCAAACAGTTCCTAATCGTAGATGAAGCTCAAAATCTAACCCCCCATGAAGTCAAAACAATTCTGACCCGTGCGGGCGAGGGAACAAAGGTTGTGCTGACCGGCGACCCTGAACAGATTGACAACCCCTATGTCGATGCAGCCAGCAATGGTCTCACCTACGTCGTCGAAAGATTTAAAAAGGAGCCACTCGCGGGGCATGTGACGCTGCATCATGGCGAGCGCTCAATGTTAGCAGAACGAGCCGCCGCGCTCCTGTAGCGTGATTACGAATAACCTAAAAGCTCAGAAGAAATAAGTTCTTGGAGGTTTTCGTCATCAAACGCTTGGAGAGACATCGCCAGACCGATGTGTACCAAGTTGAGGCGCTGTTTCACAGCAGGATCAAGATCTTCAGCAGCTTCTTCAGCACACTCGAGAATAGTTTGGGCCATTTGCAGATTATCTTGGGTAACGGCTAGGGCTTCTGCTAATAGGGACTCAAGCATGTCGATAGGCTCTCTTGTGAATGTTGTTAGACGGTCTTGGTGACCATATTTCTATGTTCGGGCGAATCACTAAAAAAAAATACCGGACGATTACTGAATTTTTGAGCGCATTTAACCGACAGCAGCTAGATAAGCCTGTAATTATGCTGAGATGCTGATAGAAAAACCTTAAGGAAATACAAAGATAGCGCCACACAGCAATCTTACAAAAGCAATAAAGAGGCATTCATATCTGTAAAGTTGCGTAGAGAAACTCTATGTTTTAGTGACTGTCAATTGCTAACAAAATGCTCTCAAAAGCTATGTCGCGTCAGACAAGGAAAACCTTAGGTTCAGGCAATATCATCTGAACGGCGTTTCCATGCACCAAAGCGTTCGGCATAGAAGTCTAGTATTTTTTCCAGCTGCTCCTGATCGATCTTTGCAAGACTTTCAGGATGACGAATTCGCAGCCAACCTACCTGACTTTGCATATAATCAAATTCTTGGGCATCCTGCGGCAGCAGCTCGGTCTCAACGCTTTCAACCTGACCTAGATGAGCCGCAATTTCACTGTAAACGGCCAGCGGTAGTTCAGAATATTGAATATCGTATTGTTGCAACGTCACGGATAAGCTCAATAACTAAGACTAGGACTCAACTCGCGAAGACTCAGAAGCCTCCATTGAACCATTCGGCAGCAAGCAGCAGTTTACATTATCGAGGCAAACCTTTCCCCACTCTAAGGCCCAGCGAACAAGGGCCACTCTATTCTCAGTCCCTGTCTTGGTGAGAATATTGCTGATGTGATTGTCTACGGTGCGCTTACTGATCTCTAAGCGCTGCGAAATCTCCTCATTTTTGAGCCCAGAGGACACTAACTCGATCACCTGCACCTCACGCTCAGATAGGGCATGACCTGTCTGTAGTTCTCCCGCGCTCATATGTTTACTCTAACCGTGTAGATCTACCTACTAATTCTAGACCAATTGTCAAAGTTGGGTCGTGTCTTAAGGTCGTCATAAGATCCTCAGCCTGGGACTTGCCGTCTTAGTTGACGCCTAACTCGACTGACTCCTTTGCGTTTCAAGAAACTTGGCCAGACGTAACGGGTGCGATCGCATCTAAGACCAAATCAGGGTGGTCACCATTCACCTGATGCAGATTCCAGCTGTTCTTAAACAGCAGCACTGGCCGGTCCCAGCTATCTTTGACCGTAATTGCATTGAAGATACGTCCCACCTTCTCTAACGCGGGCCATCCATCCTTCACCCAGCGGGCCACCGTATAGGGCAGCAGCTCTAGGCGAGTTTCAACCCCGTATTCATTTTGCAGCCGGAACTGGACAACTTCGATCTGAAGCTGACCCACCGCCGCCAGAATCGGATCGCGCTTAGACTCATCAGCAGAGTACATAATCTGCACCGCCCCTTCTTCTCTCAGCTCGGAGATTCCCTTCTGGAACTGCTTGAACTTAGAGGGATTTGGGTTCTTGAGATAGGCAAATAGTTCCGGTGAGAAGCAGGGAATACCGTCGTACTCAAGTTTTTTACCTTGAAAGATAGTGTCGCCGATAGCAAACATGCCTGGATTGTTGAGGCCAATCACGTCCCCAGGATAGGCTTCGTCAATTGAAGCTCGACCTTGGGCAAATAGTTTTTGAGGGCGGGAAAGACGAATCGTTTTGCCGGTGCGAGCATGGCTGACGGTCATGTCTTTTTCAAACTTACCGGAGCAAACGCGAATGAAAGCGACGCGATCACGATGCTTCGGGTCCATGTTGGCCTGCAGCTTGAACACGAACCCTGAAAAGTCTTCATAGGTGGGTTCAATATCACCCAACGTACTGTGATAAGCACAGGGCTTCAAAGCGTAGTCCATGAAGGCTTCTAGGAATAGCTCCACGCCAAAGTTAGTCATGGCACTACCGAAGAAGATCGGCGTCATCAAACCCGCATGAACCATTTCCATATCTAGCTCAGGACCGAGTTCCTCGATCACCTCTAGCTCGTCTTTGAACTGGAAGTAGAGATCTTGATCTAGTAAATCTTCAATCTTCGGATCACCGATATCGACAATGGTTGTTTTCGCTTCCCGCCGACCGTGACCGCTGCGCTCAAACAGATGAATTTTGCGACTGCGGCGATCAAAAACACCCTTAAAGCGATCGCCCATCCCAATCGGCCAGTTCACGGCGTAGGTCTGCAGCTCTAATTCTTGCTCAATCTCGTCCAGTAGCTCCAGCGGCTCTCGGCCGGGTCGGTCGAGCTTGTTGATGAAGGTAAAGATGGGAAGCGATCGCAACTTACACACTTCAAATAGCTTGCGCGTTTGTGGTTCCAAACCCTTGGCCGCATCTACTAGCATCACAGCATTGTCCGCCGCCGCTAAGGTTCGGTAGGTATCTTCGCTGAAGTCTTGGTGCCCCGGCGTATCCAACAGATTAATCTGGCAATCCTGATAGGCAAACTGCAGCACCGTCGAAGTAATGGAGATGCCGCGCTGCTGCTCCATTTCCATCCAGTCAGAGGTCGCATGACGCTGCGCTCGCCGAGCCTTCACGGCTCCAGCTTCATGAATCGCGCCTCCATAAAGCAAGAGCTTTTCCGTTAGCGTTGTCTTACCCGCGTCCGGGTGCGAAATAATCGCAAAGTTACGGCGACTTTCTACGGCTGTAGCGAGTTCAGAGGACATGCACAAAAAGGAA
It contains:
- the prfC gene encoding peptide chain release factor 3; this translates as MSSELATAVESRRNFAIISHPDAGKTTLTEKLLLYGGAIHEAGAVKARRAQRHATSDWMEMEQQRGISITSTVLQFAYQDCQINLLDTPGHQDFSEDTYRTLAAADNAVMLVDAAKGLEPQTRKLFEVCKLRSLPIFTFINKLDRPGREPLELLDEIEQELELQTYAVNWPIGMGDRFKGVFDRRSRKIHLFERSGHGRREAKTTIVDIGDPKIEDLLDQDLYFQFKDELEVIEELGPELDMEMVHAGLMTPIFFGSAMTNFGVELFLEAFMDYALKPCAYHSTLGDIEPTYEDFSGFVFKLQANMDPKHRDRVAFIRVCSGKFEKDMTVSHARTGKTIRLSRPQKLFAQGRASIDEAYPGDVIGLNNPGMFAIGDTIFQGKKLEYDGIPCFSPELFAYLKNPNPSKFKQFQKGISELREEGAVQIMYSADESKRDPILAAVGQLQIEVVQFRLQNEYGVETRLELLPYTVARWVKDGWPALEKVGRIFNAITVKDSWDRPVLLFKNSWNLHQVNGDHPDLVLDAIAPVTSGQVS
- a CDS encoding AI-2E family transporter; protein product: MSLGKWLGLVVLLVSLYILWQIRQVLLLFFTAVILASALNSFVLYLGKQGLKRSWAVALTIVLALGVTFLFCLLVIPPFISESQQFSELGPQSMDRIDQWTNWLEAQVPDQAILGPDVFDAINTVVDNLTNEIPNYVSDVFRNFLSLFSSSLLVLLNILLIFVLTIMLLVDPHKYRSIFIRLFPSFYRRRADAILTLCDTALDSWIIGILFNMTVIAICSGIGLWILGVKLVLANALIAGLMEAIPNIGPTLSLIPPMAVALLDAPWKALAVLIFYVLLQQLEQYLLVPTVMAKQLDLPPAVTLLSQIIFALFFGFLGLLLALPLVIVGQIWFKEVMVKDILDRWKYSPRDPKAKHAFEEATPPIDREATT
- the aroA gene encoding 3-phosphoshikimate 1-carboxyvinyltransferase, translated to MSDSVLKLHHPAADATATTWTIHSATPICLRGTVRVPGDKSISHRALMLGALATGETEIRGLLLGEDPRSTAACFRAMGAQISELNTERVTVQGIGLGQLQEPESVLDAGNSGTTLRLMLGILASHTDRFFVVTGDDSLRSRPMGRVVKPLEQMGAKIWGRQGGKFAPLAIQGQKLQPIHYQSPIASAQVKSCVMLAGLMCEGETIVTEPHQSRDHSERMFRAFGADVEVDVEACRVVVKGPAQLKGQPVTVPGDISSAAFWMVAAAIVPDSDLMIENVGINPTRTGVLEALQQMEADITLENQRTVAGEPVADIRVRHSKLKACRIEGAIIPRLIDEIPVLAVAAAFAEGTTVIRDAAELRVKESDRLTAMATQLQKFGAQVSEHPDGLDITGGTPLQGTEVESWGDHRIAMSFAIASLNATGTTTIHHAESAAISYPDFVPTLDAVVHN
- a CDS encoding cysteine desulfurase family protein, with the protein product MQIYLDYGATTPCCKDAIASMQNLWQHQWGNPSSLHQWGQRSATALEEARIQVAELIGASAETLTFTSGGTEADNLALLGVAHQYTTPQHLIISSIEHSAVSNCAQWLESQGWQVTRLSVNRQGLIDPAQLQKALQPNTTLVSIIYGQSEVGTLQPIEVLGRIVRDHGALFHTDAVQVAGRLPIDVQALPVDLLSLSSHKLYGPQGAGALYVRPGITLTPMLTGGGQEAGLRSGTPAVPTMVGFGVAAALAAQDMAHETERLRKLRDRLFEQLSPISELFVTGDRQQRLPHHASFYLQPQGDSPISGRAIVRQMNLAGIAISAGSACHSGTLSPSPILKAMGYSDAEARAGIRLTLGRATTEADIDWVAVVLPQVLTQLGQRTIAGVR
- a CDS encoding single-stranded DNA-binding protein, with amino-acid sequence MSLNLVSLVGRAGRDPDVRYFESGSVVCNLTLAVNRRSKNDEPDWFSLEIWGKTAEIAASYVRKGSLIGVTGALKFDRWQDRGTGAQRSKPVIRVDRLDLLGSKRDTEANAGNSYDDQF
- a CDS encoding aminotransferase class IV, which gives rise to MGLLTNLNGVISETAEVSILDRGFLYGDSIYEVTRTFQGRLFGLQEHLDRLRQSADYLYLEIPWSDSQMRAEIERTLQQASWQESYVRLVVSRGTEATISLQPGANLKPNLLIVISEISPEPTLSETGLHLTIGARRRNDPRALSPAAKTGNYLNNILALLEAQHQGADDALMLNTQGQITEATTSNFWIVKAGVVYTPPAEVGILKGITRQFLLQIMAEHNVSHQERELLPTDLDGIEEAFLSSSVRLIMPVNHIDRQPLPHCPGEMTRFLWAEFLKLMARESQAILA
- the pedR gene encoding photosynthetic electron transport-dependent transcriptional regulator PedR produces the protein MSAGELQTGHALSEREVQVIELVSSGLKNEEISQRLEISKRTVDNHISNILTKTGTENRVALVRWALEWGKVCLDNVNCCLLPNGSMEASESSRVES
- a CDS encoding DUF1825 family protein; protein product: MSFFDSDIVQQEAKGLFEDYQSLTQLGGDYGKFDRDGKVIFIKKMEEMMDRYRIFMKRFELSDDFMAQMTVEQLNTQLGQFGMTPQKMFDQMNTTLERMKREIESA
- a CDS encoding PhoH family protein; amino-acid sequence: MKKVFVLDTNVLLHDPAAMHQFEDNDVVLPMTIIEELDRFKKQPEETGRNARQVSRELDGLRQQGNLFEGIVLEGGGNLRVALCNRETLQELPPELERDRGDNSILAVALELQRQCNCPLVLVSKDTNLRLKADALSVAAEDYETDKVNVGDLYTGISEVIVDAESINNLFKQGGVDLDGPFLPNQSLTLVDSVNPAHTALAVVDGHSGQVQPLAKIPHAGISQVIPRNREQRFAIELLLRDSISLLTLVGKAGTGKTLLAIAAGLQQVADEQRYSRLLIARPNIPMGRDLGYLPGDIKEKLTPWMQPLYDNFDLIFGTQDTTGQPSHWRRGHEELMEQGLLQIEPLTYIRGRTIPKQFLIVDEAQNLTPHEVKTILTRAGEGTKVVLTGDPEQIDNPYVDAASNGLTYVVERFKKEPLAGHVTLHHGERSMLAERAAALL